One Ureaplasma urealyticum serovar 8 str. ATCC 27618 genomic window carries:
- a CDS encoding MG284/MPN403 family protein: protein MCISKVDMAKVKKFFKQYLFAKFQCKNWELCRELKDYDPKDDQKYLKWEHFVEYVEQVLDALDKTSARIIKEIYIQNKRICELPYSYSTYYAYRKKAIIELLAYLDLKI from the coding sequence ATGTGTATTAGTAAAGTGGATATGGCTAAAGTGAAAAAGTTTTTCAAACAATATTTATTTGCTAAATTTCAATGTAAAAATTGAGAATTATGTCGCGAACTAAAAGACTATGATCCAAAAGACGATCAAAAATATTTAAAATGGGAGCATTTTGTTGAATACGTTGAGCAGGTTTTAGATGCTTTAGATAAAACTAGTGCTCGAATTATTAAAGAAATTTACATTCAAAACAAACGAATTTGCGAGCTACCTTATAGTTACTCAACATATTATGCGTATCGTAAAAAAGCAATTATTGAATTACTTGCATACCTTGATTTAAAAATTTAA
- the truB gene encoding tRNA pseudouridine(55) synthase TruB, giving the protein MYTINKNIIVINKPINWTSNDVVQKVKRIIKAKKVGHAGTLDPNASGILVLGINEGTKLLTKLTLDSKTYVAEIQFGISTNTYDSTGEIISKINKFITLTEIESAIENLYKNEYWQKPPKFSALKINGKKAYELARNNISFEIEPRLVKIFEYNILDFNYEKQILKIIIKVSKGFYVRSFAVDLAARINNLAHLLSLVRTESGQFSINDAIEIEQVYDYWNNINKHSTN; this is encoded by the coding sequence ATGTATACTATTAACAAAAATATTATTGTAATTAATAAACCAATTAATTGAACTTCTAATGATGTTGTTCAAAAAGTTAAAAGAATTATTAAAGCTAAAAAAGTAGGGCATGCAGGAACCTTAGATCCGAACGCTTCTGGTATTTTAGTACTAGGAATTAATGAAGGAACAAAATTATTAACAAAATTAACATTAGATTCTAAAACTTATGTTGCTGAAATTCAATTTGGAATAAGCACTAATACTTACGATTCAACAGGTGAAATTATTTCAAAAATAAATAAATTTATAACATTAACTGAAATTGAAAGTGCTATTGAAAATTTATATAAAAATGAATATTGACAAAAACCTCCTAAATTTAGTGCTTTGAAAATTAATGGTAAAAAGGCTTACGAACTAGCACGTAATAATATTAGTTTTGAAATTGAACCACGCTTGGTTAAAATATTTGAATATAATATTTTGGATTTTAATTATGAAAAACAAATTTTAAAGATTATTATTAAGGTTTCTAAAGGTTTTTATGTACGCTCTTTTGCTGTTGATTTAGCTGCTCGAATTAATAATTTAGCTCATTTATTATCTTTAGTAAGAACAGAAAGTGGTCAATTTAGCATTAATGATGCAATTGAAATTGAACAAGTATATGATTATTGAAATAACATCAACAAACATTCAACAAATTAG
- the ribF gene encoding riboflavin biosynthesis protein RibF, with translation MIIEITSTNIQQIRDQYFINELVIGFFDGIHLGHMNLLSDPNNQTILTFKNIPRKIKKLYDFNERIQQLEDLGFKRIFIYDIDQNNLSGEEFIDQILKPLTPKKIIVGANFTYGNNFCNASSLKQYFNVEIKIITNDVSTTKIKELIINKQVEIANKLLIKPYYRVGNVVRGDQIARNIGFNTANILCDNNLIDIAEGVYKAQVIFNNKKYDSVVYLGIPKTINTRSFSMIEAHILDFNQNIYDERIKIVFLKYLAPNLKFNNIDELITAIKNYIKLVLDKTN, from the coding sequence ATGATTATTGAAATAACATCAACAAACATTCAACAAATTAGAGATCAATATTTCATTAATGAGTTAGTTATTGGTTTTTTTGATGGAATTCATTTAGGTCATATGAATTTATTATCAGATCCTAATAACCAAACTATTTTAACTTTTAAAAATATCCCACGTAAAATAAAAAAATTATATGATTTTAATGAGCGAATTCAACAATTAGAAGATTTAGGATTTAAAAGGATTTTTATTTATGATATTGATCAAAACAATTTAAGTGGGGAAGAATTTATTGATCAAATTTTAAAGCCACTAACTCCAAAAAAAATTATTGTTGGTGCTAATTTTACTTATGGCAATAATTTTTGTAATGCATCTAGTCTAAAACAATATTTTAATGTTGAAATTAAAATTATTACTAATGATGTTAGTACAACTAAAATTAAAGAATTAATTATAAATAAACAAGTTGAAATAGCTAATAAATTATTAATTAAACCATATTATCGTGTGGGAAATGTTGTACGTGGCGATCAAATAGCTCGTAATATTGGTTTTAATACTGCTAATATTTTATGTGATAATAATTTAATTGATATTGCTGAAGGTGTTTACAAAGCACAAGTAATTTTTAATAATAAAAAGTATGATAGTGTAGTTTATTTAGGAATCCCTAAAACAATTAATACTCGCTCTTTTTCAATGATTGAAGCACATATTTTAGACTTTAATCAAAATATTTATGACGAAAGAATTAAGATTGTTTTTTTGAAATATTTAGCTCCTAATTTAAAATTTAATAATATAGATGAATTAATCACTGCAATTAAAAATTATATTAAATTGGTTCTTGATAAAACAAATTAG
- a CDS encoding Vmc-like lipoprotein signal peptide domain-containing protein, with translation MKMKAKKFLITGLLGVVSLATITTVATACTNGNNQKANTVNNKSDLKTNPNINLTQQDVENLEKQRQQWSEDLDVYFNGGLSKSGKNFDRINTLSSNATEWFKNHQKLAATRDSGSLVQDDAAYSFGIAPDYVHYKWVSKDGGDVSPSYLKPYWNKNLTEGRNFSKLDPKTLDDNGIGVLLISDHHYGKWNDNFLSKKTVGGLIMQSRVSGLPSHYPAVLTPKFLFDPNLNPNLKKYASANYALPNYYSDPLDGIILTGKTLDRIYDAKKFSNVYNAHVAGKTHFETFTDFAKAMVDETRRGISQWSLKNDKWKDKTVLMVMPNFTPTAKMVDVNFKPEDLEFLSNVCINEPMYCPTIYSDPNDKYLPGLGAKFPIPVNHISQVQNYIDDYGQIGGKVLNGTGNPEASKQVGPTLGDAFKGTSDVVVFCYNEYGLLNYKPGTEEGEALVQQFEKNLTNYVNGLDINTKNNFNPTKMLKEKPVVGKNFFIIRKSSFYDAFLGFLGTIHNFNTFNKWMNGENARPIELNIPKFNKDNVQHIRAFKDDFKNK, from the coding sequence ATGAAGATGAAAGCTAAGAAATTTTTAATTACAGGATTATTAGGTGTAGTTAGTTTAGCAACTATTACCACAGTAGCTACAGCTTGTACAAATGGCAATAATCAAAAGGCTAATACAGTAAATAATAAGTCTGATTTAAAAACAAATCCAAATATTAATTTAACTCAACAAGATGTAGAAAATTTGGAAAAACAAAGACAACAATGAAGTGAAGATTTAGATGTTTATTTTAATGGTGGGTTAAGTAAAAGTGGCAAAAATTTTGACCGTATAAATACATTATCATCAAATGCAACGGAATGATTTAAGAATCATCAAAAATTAGCGGCAACACGTGATTCTGGATCATTGGTACAAGATGATGCAGCTTATTCATTTGGAATTGCACCCGATTATGTTCATTATAAATGAGTTTCAAAAGATGGTGGCGACGTTTCTCCATCATATTTAAAACCATATTGAAATAAAAATTTAACTGAAGGTAGAAACTTTTCAAAATTAGACCCAAAGACTTTGGATGATAATGGAATCGGTGTTTTATTAATATCTGATCACCATTATGGTAAATGAAATGATAATTTTTTAAGCAAAAAAACTGTTGGTGGATTAATTATGCAATCACGAGTTTCTGGTTTGCCATCACACTATCCTGCTGTTCTAACACCAAAATTTTTATTTGATCCTAATTTAAATCCAAATTTAAAAAAATATGCTTCTGCTAATTATGCGTTACCTAATTATTACTCTGACCCACTAGATGGGATTATTTTAACAGGAAAAACTTTAGATCGTATTTATGATGCTAAAAAGTTTTCTAATGTTTATAATGCACATGTAGCTGGCAAAACACATTTTGAGACATTCACAGATTTTGCAAAGGCAATGGTTGATGAAACGCGTCGTGGAATTTCACAATGATCTTTAAAAAATGATAAATGAAAAGATAAAACAGTTTTAATGGTTATGCCTAACTTTACTCCAACAGCTAAAATGGTAGATGTTAATTTTAAACCAGAAGACTTAGAATTCTTGAGTAATGTTTGCATTAATGAACCTATGTATTGTCCAACAATATATAGTGATCCAAATGATAAATATTTACCTGGATTAGGTGCAAAATTCCCTATTCCAGTAAATCATATTTCACAAGTGCAAAATTATATTGATGATTATGGACAAATTGGTGGAAAAGTATTAAATGGTACTGGTAATCCAGAAGCATCAAAACAAGTTGGCCCAACTTTAGGTGATGCTTTTAAAGGTACAAGTGACGTTGTAGTTTTCTGTTATAACGAATACGGTTTATTAAATTACAAACCCGGAACTGAAGAAGGCGAAGCTTTAGTACAACAATTTGAAAAGAATTTAACAAATTATGTTAATGGTTTAGATATTAACACAAAAAATAATTTTAATCCTACAAAAATGTTAAAAGAAAAACCGGTTGTTGGTAAAAATTTCTTTATTATTCGTAAAAGTTCGTTCTATGATGCATTTTTAGGTTTTTTAGGAACAATTCACAATTTTAATACATTTAATAAATGAATGAACGGGGAAAATGCTAGACCTATTGAATTAAATATTCCCAAATTTAATAAAGATAATGTTCAACATATTCGTGCTTTTAAAGATGATTTTAAAAACAAATAA
- a CDS encoding iron ABC transporter permease, producing the protein MIEKEIFRFKLKDKLKNPIIDNGNLKKSFKKYSNFNKNHIILWIFTILAIAFFSLIIIFVNIDKNGHFVKLRDPKDTFILSYETILQIWISGMSIGISAFFLQRMTNNRLVDTSTIGIGNICLIGLIILVLSLSFESGFEAQNLFQKIVPFVFIISSIIAGLCLYFFSKRRHGFNNRKLIICGVFINCISIALAISLKSNLTKVGSEYLDSRIVGSFDTRSYLEEYLSYAIFLFIILWCFIRSPKFKIVLTDNIIAEQLGLKVKLINLEMILITSVLTGVSYIMSGNVLFLGVASANIAYSFHGKKVMRSMLFSGLITTLFLLVGQFFLSNIIFNLTQLYFETPMITTLLVTPIFIAVILLKKQKV; encoded by the coding sequence ATGATTGAAAAAGAAATATTTAGATTTAAGTTAAAAGATAAATTAAAAAATCCTATTATTGATAATGGTAATTTAAAGAAGTCATTTAAAAAATATTCAAACTTTAACAAAAATCATATCATATTATGAATTTTTACCATTTTAGCTATTGCTTTTTTTTCACTGATTATAATTTTTGTTAATATTGATAAAAACGGCCATTTTGTTAAATTAAGAGATCCTAAAGATACTTTTATTTTAAGTTATGAAACTATTTTGCAAATTTGAATTTCAGGTATGTCCATAGGTATTTCTGCGTTTTTCTTACAAAGAATGACTAATAATCGTCTTGTTGATACATCTACTATTGGAATTGGTAATATTTGCTTAATTGGTCTAATAATCTTAGTATTATCATTAAGTTTTGAAAGTGGTTTTGAAGCACAGAATTTATTTCAAAAAATTGTGCCATTCGTTTTTATAATTTCTTCGATTATAGCTGGTTTATGCTTGTACTTTTTTTCAAAACGACGTCATGGTTTTAATAACCGTAAATTAATTATTTGTGGTGTTTTCATCAATTGTATATCAATTGCTTTGGCGATTAGTTTAAAAAGTAATTTAACAAAAGTAGGAAGTGAATATTTAGATTCACGAATTGTTGGGAGTTTTGATACAAGAAGCTATTTAGAAGAGTATTTAAGTTACGCAATATTTTTATTCATTATTTTATGATGTTTTATACGATCACCTAAATTTAAAATTGTCTTAACTGACAATATTATCGCTGAACAATTAGGTTTAAAAGTTAAATTAATTAATTTAGAGATGATTTTAATCACTTCAGTATTAACAGGTGTTTCATATATTATGTCAGGAAATGTTTTATTTTTAGGTGTTGCATCTGCTAATATCGCTTATTCATTTCATGGTAAAAAAGTTATGCGTTCAATGCTTTTTTCAGGACTAATTACAACTTTATTTTTATTAGTTGGACAATTTTTCTTAAGCAATATTATTTTTAATTTGACACAATTATATTTTGAAACACCAATGATTACAACATTATTAGTAACACCAATCTTCATTGCTGTTATCTTATTAAAAAAACAAAAAGTTTAG
- a CDS encoding iron chelate uptake ABC transporter family permease subunit: protein MQTKQVNINKKDLSIYKKIIEAKKFVSTQIRRPYMITIIVLTFIILAVGMFFMNVFYERSTYFDANYNTHVTYFRTWAKVVADDKSILLYWYPPIVKLFVAISMPVAGYAIQITTQNRLSSPSTLGYIPVSILAYVAMLMIDQGKSWLVYVFGFIFSSFIILVNYILQRQKSSNRSFKPVLIGFAISATITAVGLVIAVSRPNILNRVTIWTGELPNVYEWLKLYISMPLILICLFAFLVLSPKLKIMQRDFALAKSLGIKVNLIFWVVTVLTAIVTIATVNITSPMILLGLIIPNIVRATFNKHEPLFVFFVSIVFSLALLEVSLFLSLNYRFGPNFLMAIVSAFVLVFIMRKHG, encoded by the coding sequence ATGCAAACAAAACAAGTAAATATTAATAAAAAAGATCTTTCTATTTATAAAAAAATAATTGAAGCAAAAAAATTTGTTAGCACACAAATTCGTCGTCCTTATATGATAACGATTATTGTATTAACATTTATTATCTTGGCTGTTGGTATGTTTTTTATGAATGTTTTTTATGAAAGATCTACGTATTTTGATGCAAATTATAACACTCATGTAACCTATTTTCGAACTTGAGCGAAAGTAGTAGCTGATGATAAAAGTATTTTATTGTATTGGTATCCACCTATCGTTAAATTATTTGTAGCAATTTCTATGCCGGTTGCTGGATATGCCATTCAAATTACAACTCAGAATCGTTTATCATCACCTTCAACATTAGGATACATTCCAGTTTCAATTTTGGCTTATGTAGCAATGTTGATGATTGATCAAGGTAAAAGCTGATTAGTATATGTTTTTGGGTTTATATTTTCATCATTTATCATTTTAGTTAATTATATTTTACAACGACAAAAATCTAGTAATCGTTCATTTAAACCAGTTTTAATTGGATTTGCTATATCTGCAACAATTACAGCGGTAGGTTTAGTAATTGCTGTTTCACGTCCAAATATTTTAAATCGAGTGACAATTTGAACTGGTGAATTACCAAATGTTTATGAGTGATTAAAATTATATATTTCAATGCCTTTAATTTTGATTTGTTTATTTGCTTTTTTAGTATTATCACCAAAATTAAAAATTATGCAACGTGATTTTGCTTTGGCAAAATCTTTAGGAATCAAAGTTAATTTAATTTTTTGAGTCGTGACAGTTTTAACAGCAATTGTTACAATCGCAACTGTTAATATTACAAGTCCTATGATTTTATTAGGTTTAATTATTCCAAATATAGTTAGAGCAACATTTAATAAACATGAACCATTATTTGTATTTTTTGTATCTATTGTATTTTCATTAGCATTATTAGAAGTTTCATTATTTTTATCACTAAATTATCGTTTTGGTCCTAACTTTTTAATGGCTATTGTCAGTGCATTTGTGTTAGTTTTTATTATGCGAAAACACGGATAA
- a CDS encoding iron ABC transporter permease — MKNPSRFIFKIKNNILNTINNATFIDNGNFKKKFQIYARKQHLAAWVISIITILFLSLLVMFIKINNQGQLLNNRTPLDLFKVNYETILQIWITGASLGASAYMFQRITKNRLVDTSTLGIGNVCLIGLFFLAISINFENYGSQKLFENLLPFIFIISGVCAGLILYWFSKKRTGFSHTKLIVSGVFINFIAIALSISLKDNLTLVASNYIDDRLLGNFSNRNSTEKYLSYAVFLFLMIWCFLRSAKFKVVITDTMIAEQLGLKVKLLNLEMIFISSCLTAVSYIMGGNVLFLGIAAANLGYAVFGNRFSSSIIFSSFITIIFLIFGQFILDNIVQNLTSLVFDAPIVTPLLVAPIFTFIILFKNNI, encoded by the coding sequence ATGAAAAATCCATCACGATTTATATTTAAAATAAAAAATAATATTTTAAATACCATTAACAATGCAACATTTATTGACAATGGAAACTTCAAGAAAAAATTTCAGATTTATGCACGCAAACAACATTTAGCAGCTTGAGTTATTAGTATTATTACAATTCTTTTTTTATCGTTATTAGTTATGTTTATTAAAATTAATAACCAAGGTCAATTATTAAATAATCGGACTCCTTTAGATTTGTTTAAAGTAAATTATGAAACAATCTTACAAATTTGAATTACAGGAGCATCATTAGGAGCATCAGCTTATATGTTCCAACGGATTACTAAAAATCGGTTAGTTGATACATCAACTCTTGGGATAGGTAATGTTTGTTTGATTGGGTTATTCTTTTTAGCAATATCAATTAATTTTGAAAATTATGGTTCTCAAAAACTTTTTGAAAATTTATTACCTTTTATTTTCATAATATCAGGAGTATGTGCCGGATTAATTTTGTATTGATTTTCAAAAAAACGAACCGGTTTTAGCCATACAAAGTTAATTGTCTCTGGTGTATTCATTAATTTTATTGCTATTGCTTTATCAATTAGCTTAAAAGACAATTTAACTCTAGTTGCATCAAATTATATTGACGATCGTTTGTTAGGTAATTTTTCAAACCGTAATAGTACTGAAAAATATTTAAGTTATGCTGTTTTTTTATTTTTAATGATATGATGCTTTTTGCGTTCTGCTAAATTTAAAGTTGTTATTACAGATACAATGATTGCTGAACAATTAGGATTAAAAGTAAAATTATTAAATTTAGAAATGATTTTTATCTCATCTTGTTTAACAGCTGTTTCATATATTATGGGAGGAAATGTATTATTTTTAGGAATTGCTGCAGCAAATTTAGGGTATGCGGTTTTTGGTAATCGCTTTAGTTCATCAATAATTTTTTCAAGCTTCATCACCATTATCTTTTTAATTTTTGGTCAATTTATTTTAGATAATATCGTTCAAAATTTAACTAGTTTGGTATTTGACGCCCCTATTGTAACTCCTTTATTAGTAGCTCCAATATTTACATTTATTATCTTATTTAAAAATAATATTTAA
- a CDS encoding NADP-dependent glyceraldehyde-3-phosphate dehydrogenase: MNYKTLINGAFVDAKEKLAVYNPSNNQIIAYVPNIHDENEINTIFENAHKAYLKFKDTTIECRCDLLLKLADKLDKHKQELAQIISTEIAKGLKDSLIEVERSADYLRETVFEYQKLMQKPIIFDETVHHVKNKVATYYRIPVGVVLAICPFNYPINLLISKLAPALVSGNSLVYKPSTQGSLIGIRISELVHEVGFPKGVVNCLTTEARITGDLLVTNKYVKAISFTGGPKVGNHIAEITSKISLVLELGGKDPALVLDDADFELAANEIVKGAYGFSGQRCTAIKRVFVSHKNHDLLVNLINKKVDALTVGLPQQNPIITPLINSNSLKYNLSLVEDAIKKGAIVHQKIVYNEKNNLLHPLVIDNVTKEMRVAWEEPFGPILPIITYNSIQEAIDLINQSQYGLQACIFTTNYASIEQLALQIESGTININKSSSRGPDILPFFGVKDSGFGIQGIVDAILSMTTIKGIIINK; this comes from the coding sequence TTGAACTATAAAACATTAATTAATGGAGCATTTGTTGATGCTAAAGAAAAACTAGCAGTTTATAATCCATCTAATAATCAAATTATTGCTTATGTTCCTAACATTCATGATGAAAATGAAATTAATACTATTTTTGAAAATGCTCATAAAGCATATTTAAAATTTAAAGACACAACAATAGAGTGTCGTTGTGATTTGCTTTTAAAATTAGCAGATAAACTAGACAAACACAAACAAGAATTAGCACAAATTATTAGTACTGAAATTGCAAAAGGATTAAAAGATAGCCTAATTGAAGTTGAACGAAGTGCTGATTATTTACGCGAAACAGTTTTTGAGTATCAAAAATTAATGCAAAAACCAATTATTTTTGATGAAACAGTTCACCATGTTAAAAACAAAGTGGCAACATATTATCGTATTCCAGTTGGTGTTGTTTTAGCAATTTGTCCTTTTAATTATCCTATTAACTTATTGATTTCAAAATTAGCACCAGCATTAGTTTCTGGTAATAGTTTAGTTTATAAACCATCAACACAAGGTTCATTAATTGGTATTCGAATTAGTGAATTAGTTCATGAAGTAGGTTTTCCAAAAGGAGTTGTTAACTGCTTAACAACTGAAGCACGTATAACAGGTGATCTACTAGTTACTAATAAATATGTTAAAGCGATTAGCTTTACGGGCGGACCTAAAGTAGGCAATCATATTGCTGAAATAACATCAAAGATTTCTTTAGTTTTAGAATTAGGAGGAAAAGATCCAGCCCTTGTTTTAGATGATGCGGATTTTGAACTAGCTGCTAATGAAATAGTTAAAGGTGCTTATGGCTTTAGCGGGCAAAGATGTACTGCAATCAAACGAGTATTTGTTTCGCATAAAAATCATGATTTATTAGTTAATTTAATTAACAAAAAAGTTGACGCTTTAACAGTCGGTTTACCACAACAAAATCCCATAATTACTCCATTAATTAATTCTAATTCATTAAAATATAACTTATCATTAGTTGAGGATGCAATCAAAAAAGGAGCAATAGTACACCAAAAAATCGTTTATAATGAAAAAAATAACCTTTTGCATCCTTTAGTAATTGATAATGTTACAAAAGAAATGCGCGTAGCTTGAGAAGAACCATTCGGTCCTATTTTACCAATTATAACTTATAATAGTATACAAGAAGCTATTGATTTAATTAATCAATCACAATATGGTTTACAAGCTTGTATTTTTACAACAAATTATGCAAGTATTGAACAATTAGCTTTACAAATTGAATCAGGAACAATTAACATTAATAAATCAAGTTCACGTGGTCCAGATATTTTACCTTTTTTTGGTGTTAAAGATTCTGGATTTGGTATTCAAGGTATTGTTGATGCAATTTTATCAATGACAACAATCAAAGGAATAATCATTAATAAATAA
- a CDS encoding amino acid--tRNA ligase-related protein yields MGQLQKAKINQTQKAIVEIKNRFQKYFAKNLNLSRVTAPLFVEGQSGLNDHLDHKQKAVSFYAKKLNKTLEIVQSLAKWKRLALLDYGFSLYEGLYTDMNAIRADDDIDEIHSIYVDQWDWEILINKQDCTLDFLKSIVNKIYSTIKTVQLEIDQLYNPKQIILPDSITFIGSQELEDLYPHLTPSQREYEFAKMHQAIFIYQIGYPLKSGYIQSIRSPEYDNWNLNGDLIVYHKLNDQAIELSSMGIRVSKQDFIKQTNFANLKNDQENNFYHQMILNDQLPQTIGGGIGQSRLCMFLLNKKHIGEVQVSVWPNEYKDELLKKGIKLL; encoded by the coding sequence GTGGGTCAATTACAAAAAGCTAAAATTAATCAAACGCAAAAAGCAATTGTAGAAATTAAAAATCGTTTTCAAAAGTATTTTGCTAAAAATTTAAATCTTTCACGTGTAACAGCACCATTATTTGTTGAGGGACAATCAGGTCTAAATGATCATTTGGACCATAAACAAAAAGCAGTAAGTTTTTATGCTAAAAAATTAAATAAAACCCTTGAAATTGTTCAATCACTAGCAAAATGAAAACGTTTAGCTTTATTAGATTATGGTTTTAGTTTATATGAAGGTTTATACACTGACATGAATGCGATTCGTGCAGATGATGATATCGATGAAATTCATAGTATTTACGTTGATCAATGAGATTGAGAAATTTTAATTAATAAACAAGATTGTACCTTAGATTTTTTAAAATCGATCGTTAATAAAATCTATTCAACAATTAAAACTGTTCAATTAGAAATTGATCAATTATATAATCCAAAACAAATTATTTTACCAGATAGTATTACTTTTATTGGTTCGCAAGAACTAGAAGATTTATATCCACATTTAACACCGTCTCAACGTGAGTATGAGTTTGCAAAAATGCATCAAGCAATCTTTATATACCAAATTGGATATCCACTAAAATCAGGTTATATTCAATCAATAAGATCGCCTGAATATGATAATTGAAATTTAAATGGTGATTTAATTGTTTATCATAAATTAAATGATCAAGCCATTGAGTTATCATCAATGGGAATTCGTGTTAGCAAACAAGATTTTATTAAGCAAACAAATTTTGCTAATTTAAAAAATGATCAAGAAAATAATTTTTATCATCAAATGATTTTAAATGATCAACTACCCCAAACGATTGGTGGAGGAATCGGCCAAAGTCGTTTGTGTATGTTTTTATTAAACAAAAAACACATAGGTGAGGTACAAGTTTCAGTTTGACCAAATGAATATAAAGATGAATTGTTAAAAAAAGGAATTAAATTACTATAA
- the pgsA gene encoding CDP-diacylglycerol--glycerol-3-phosphate 3-phosphatidyltransferase, whose protein sequence is MAKLNFKKNILTSPFFRNIPNIITIFRIFLALICIILLLVDFYTKNLNIVYEVLDANISALRLSATTIFIIAAFSDFLDGYIARKYNLVSNLGKILDPISDKILVNGVLICLTLDHTALAYLTIINILRDIFIDGLRMFASSKKIIIPANIFGKIKSILLFISICFILFLLSLTSSWKNVYLFNIPLFFATSLSIVSAIIYYIDFYKGVKKRGSITKS, encoded by the coding sequence ATGGCCAAATTGAATTTTAAAAAAAACATCTTAACATCTCCTTTTTTTAGAAACATTCCTAATATCATCACTATCTTTAGAATTTTTTTAGCACTTATTTGTATTATCTTATTATTGGTTGATTTTTACACAAAAAATTTAAATATTGTCTATGAAGTTTTAGATGCCAATATTAGTGCATTACGTTTAAGTGCGACAACCATTTTTATTATTGCCGCTTTTTCTGATTTCTTAGATGGATATATTGCTCGTAAATACAATTTAGTTTCAAATTTAGGAAAAATTTTAGATCCTATTTCTGATAAAATCCTTGTTAATGGTGTTTTAATTTGTTTAACACTAGATCATACAGCGTTAGCTTATTTAACAATCATTAATATCTTAAGAGATATTTTTATTGATGGTTTACGAATGTTTGCTTCAAGTAAAAAAATCATTATTCCAGCAAATATTTTTGGCAAAATTAAATCAATTTTATTATTTATTAGCATTTGTTTTATTTTGTTTTTACTAAGCTTAACTTCATCATGAAAAAACGTTTATTTATTTAATATTCCTTTATTTTTTGCAACATCATTATCTATAGTTAGTGCTATTATTTACTACATTGATTTTTACAAAGGAGTTAAAAAACGTGGGTCAATTACAAAAAGCTAA